One Coffea arabica cultivar ET-39 chromosome 5e, Coffea Arabica ET-39 HiFi, whole genome shotgun sequence DNA segment encodes these proteins:
- the LOC113688162 gene encoding norfluorocurarine synthase 1-like, with protein MDFFANSSKQKHFVLVHGAGHGAWCWYKLKPLLESTGQRVTAIDLSASGINTKSLDEIHTLHDYAEPLMEFMAAVPPDQKVILVGHSFGGYCLALAMEHFPEKISIAVFVAAFMPDTIHDASYVGNQFAERFPAEDMLDTEYFVYGSSEEPRTVMSVGPKFLEINAYQLCSMEDLELAKLLVRPTHTLNQHFPKANKFSADKYGSVQRAYIICSQDRTFLTSFQHWLVENIGATEVREIKEADHMAMLSKPQELCKYLLDIANKVHLS; from the exons ATGGATTTTTTTGCCAATTCCAGCAAACAAAAGCACTTTGTTCTGGTACATGGTGCAGGCCATGGAGCATGGTGTTGGTACAAGCTGAAGCCACTGCTGGAGTCTACAGGGCAAAGGGTCACAGCAATAGACCTATCAGCCTCTGGGATCAACACAAAAAGCCTGGATGAAATTCACACACTTCATGACTATGCAGAGCCACTGATGGAGTTTATGGCAGCAGTTCCCCCAGACCAGAAGGTCATACTCGTTGGCCATAGTTTTGGTGGCTACTGCTTGGCTCTTGCTATGGAACACTTCCCAGAGAAGATCTCAATAGCAGTTTTTGTAGCAGCTTTTATGCCTGATACTATTCATGATGCTTCATATGTTGGAAATCAG TTTGCTGAGCGGTTCCCAGCAGAAGATATGTTAGATACCGAATATTTTGTCTATGGTAGCTCGGAGGAGCCAAGAACTGTAATGTCTGTTGGGCCAAAGTTTTTGGAGATAAATGCATACCAACTGTGCTCCATGGAG GACCTTGAATTGGCAAAATTGTTAGTGAGGCCAACCCACACACTTAATCAACATTTTCCAAAGGCAAACAAGTTTTCAGCAGACAAGTATGGCTCAGTTCAGCGAGCTTATATCATATGCAGTCAAGATAGAACATTTCTAACAAGTTTCCAGCACTGGCTAGTAGAGAATATAGGGGCAACAGAAGTTCGAGAAATAAAAGAAGCAGACCACATGGCAATGCTTTCAAAGCCCCAAGAACTTTGTAAATATCTGCTGGATATAGCCAACAAAGTACATCTAAGCTGA
- the LOC113688161 gene encoding L-ascorbate oxidase homolog, giving the protein MPEDMGLGRLSAMVVAVVLLMKCINGEDPYQFFTWNVTYGDIYPLGVKQQGILINGQFPGPQITSVTNENLIVSVFNSLNEPFLLSWNGVQQRRNSWQDGVYGTNCPIPPGKNFTYVLQVKDQIGSFFYFPSLAFHKAAGGYGSIRIYSRSVIPVPFPPPAADYTILAGDWFKQNHTDLRAILDGGHDLPFPDGILINGRGSNGYTFTVDQGKTYRFRISNVGLVTSLNFRIQGHKMLLVEVEGTHTLQNTYDSFDLHLGQSCSVLVTADQPARDYYIVFSTRFTSQVLTATSLLHYSNSAVSVAGPPPGGPTTQIDWSLNQARSIRQNLTASGPRPNPQGSYHYGMVNTTRTIRLANSAPVINGKKSYAVNSVSFVPADTPLKLADYYNIQGVFSLGSMPDNPTGSGGYLQTSVMAADFRAFFEVVFENSEDTVQSWHIDGHIFFVVGMDGGQWSPASRSNYNLRDGISRCTVQVYPRSWTALYMPLDNVGMWNVRSENWARQYLGQQFYLRVYSPANSLRDEYPIPKNALLCGRASGRKTRPF; this is encoded by the exons ATGCCAGAAGATATGGGGCTGGGGAGATTGTCAGCAATGGTGGTGGCAGTAGTTTTACTAATGAAATGCATCAATGGAGAAGATCCATATCAGTTCTTTACATGGAACGTGACTTATGGAGATATCTATCCTCTTGGTGTCAAGCAACAG GGGATATTGATAAATGGGCAGTTTCCAGGACCACAAATTACTTCAGTGACTAATGAGAACTTGATTGTTAGTGTTTTCAACAGCTTGAATGAGCCTTTCCTCTTATCTTG GAATGGCGTGCAGCAGAGAAGGAATTCGTGGCAAGATGGAGTTTATGGAACCAACTGTCCTATCCCTCCAGGAAAGAACTTCACTTATGTCCTTCAAGTGAAGGATCAGATTGGTAGTTTCTTCTACTTTCCCTCCCTCGCCTTCCACAAAGCTGCTGGAGGCTATGGTAGCATCAGAATTTACAGCCGTTCTGTCATTCCTGTTCCTTTCCCACCTCCTGCTGCAGACTATACCATCTTGGCTGGTGATTGGTTCAAGCAAAATCACACA GATCTGAGAGCAATTTTAGATGGTGGACATGACCTTCCCTTTCCTGATGGCATTCTAATAAATGGCCGTGGATCAAATGGTTATACATTCACTGTTGATCAAG GAAAGACTTATAGGTTCAGGATATCGAATGTGGGGCTTGTGACATCCCTAAATTTCAGAATCCAGGGGCACAAGATGTTGTTAGTTGAGGTTGAAGGGACCCATACATTGCAAAACACCTACGACTCCTTTGATCTCCATCTGGGACAGTCTTGCTCTGTGTTGGTCACTGCTGACCAACCTGCACGAGACTATTATATAGTATTCTCAACACGTTTTACCTCCCAAGTGCTTACAGCAACATCCCTTCTTCATTACAGCAACTCAGCAGTAAGTGTTGCTGGGCCTCCCCCTGGTGGTCCAACAACTCAGATTGATTGGTCTCTCAACCAGGCtcgatccatcag GCAAAACTTAACGGCTAGTGGACCAAGACCAAACCCTCAAGGCTCTTATCATTATGGAATGGTGAATACTACACGTACCATTAGACTGGCGAACTCTGCTCCTGTCATCAATGGTAAGAAGAGTTATGCCGTGAACAGTGTGTCATTTGTCCCAGCTGACACGCCACTTAAACTTGCGGACTACTACAACATTCAGGGGGTATTCTCTCTTGGTAGTATGCCTGACAATCCCACTGGTTCGGGTGGTTACCTCCAAACTTCAGTTATGGCCGCTGATTTTAGAGCTTTCTTTGAGGTGGTGTTTGAGAATTCGGAAGACACTGTCCAGTCATGGCACATTGATGGCCATATCTTCTTTGTTGTTGG GATGGATGGTGGACAGTGGTCACCTGCCAGCAGATCAAACTACAACTTGCGTGATGGAATCTCTCGTTGCACCGTTCAG GTTTATCCAAGGTCATGGACTGCCCTTTACATGCCTCTGGACAATGTTGGGATGTGGAATGTCAGATCAGAGAACTGGGCTCGTCAATACTTGGGACAGCAATTCTATCTTCGCGTATATTCTCCTGCAAATTCATTGAGAGACGAGTATCCTATTCCAAAGAATGCTCTCCTATGTGGTCGAGCATCAGGTCGCAAGACAAGGCCATTTTAG